From the Solanum pennellii chromosome 4, SPENNV200 genome, one window contains:
- the LOC107016898 gene encoding AT-hook motif nuclear-localized protein 10-like — protein sequence MDSQKTSVGAKIIQTSSNHGELFGVVGKAQGPMKICVHSATGGIRNVALQESATGGGIVTYEGQFFIISLSGSVMLSKSSRTCDLSVMLSRSDHIVLGGCVAGKLIAATPVQVVLSRFIPEKEKRESKGDDDAPKDIRIVDPSRSCVGN from the exons ATGGATTCTCAAAAGACATCTGTTGGTGCTAAAATCATTCAAACTTCATCGAATCATGGAGAACTTTTTG GTGTAGTTGGTAAGGCGCAG GGACCTATGAAAATTTGTGTTCATTCTGCAACGGGTGGCATACGTAACGTCGCCCTCCAAGAGTCTGCAACGGGTGGTGGCATTGTGACATATGAG GGTCAATTTTTCATCATCTCATTATCAGGGTCAGTCATGTTGTCAAAAAGTAGTAGAACATGTGACCTTAGCGTGATGTTATCTAGGTCGGATCATATTGTTCTTGGAGGTTGCGTTGCTGGAAAGCTCATAGCTGCTACTCCGGTACAG GTGGTTCTGAGTAGATTTATTCCCGAAAAGGAAAAGCGCGagtctaagggtgatgatgatgCTCCCAAGGATATTCGAATCGTTGATCCCTCCCGTAGCTGTGTAGGCAATTGA